AATATGCCACAAAGACTTCATAAATAGTGTGCGTCAAATCCTGGTGACCGGGTGGGGGGATATATGAATAGAATGATAGTATTGCAGCCGTTGATTTGTAGCAGGGCCGCCGAAGAGGTACAATTAGGAAGGAAAACAGGCAAAGGCGGGTACAAGATATTCAGGAGGGATGGCACAATGGCAATTGGCGAAGTGACCGTGATTCCGATTGGCACAGGCAGTACCAGTCTCAGCAGCTACGTGGCTGATATGCAGCGCGTGCTGCAGACGATGGAGGGCATCACCTATGAGCTGACTTCGATGGGGACGATTATAGAAGGACCGGTGGACCGGATTCTCGCAGCGGTAGCCGCGCTGCATGAGTCGCCGTTCACTGCGGGCGCGCAGCGGGTCTCCACCTCGCTGAAGATCGATGACCGCCGCGACAAGCTCTCCACCAGCCGCAGCAAGCTGGAATCCGTGGAGCGCAGGCTGCAATAGGACCCGTCCGGCAGGCCCATTACACAAAAAGGGTTGCGTTTTTGGCTGGAAGAGTTATAATATTTTTTGTTTGGCAGACCTCAGCGTCTGTAAGCTGGTGTAGCTCAGGGGTAGAGCAACGCACTCGTAATGCGTAGGCCGGGGGTTCAATTCCCTTCACCAGCATATTATGAATGGCGATAGTGGCGCGGTATTCGGAACTTCCGAGACCGCGCCATTTGTTTATTATGTAAGGAGACTAAGAGGGGATAACGATTGGATTTTCTCCACTTACTAGTGAACGATTAGACTCTGCTGGGGAGATAGTTGGACAAACAACACTTAATTTTTCGCCTTTCCCCTATTTATAGTGTATCCGTTAAGAATAGATGCTATTTTTCCAACTGCTTCTATTCATTCGGCAGAAATCGCGGAAATAAGATACGTTTGTCCATTTGTTGGCCGCAGGGAGAGTTCAGCAGCTTCATGAGGGACACTCCTTCCCGGCAGTTGCCTTAAGTGTACCATCATCCCCCTGCCATTAATCCATCATCGAAGCTATTTCAAAATAAAGGAGGAAACTCATCCATGAAATGTCTCACCATCCGCCAGCCGTGGGCAACCCTGATTGCGCTGGGCGAGAAACAATTCGAGACCCGTTCCTGGTGGACGCTGTACCGCGGACCCCTGGCGATTCATGCCGGGATGCAGGTGGATAGAGCGATATGCCTGACTGAGCCCTACCGGTCGGTGCTGGCCCGCCACGGTCTTACTTCGGATGATCTGCCGACGGGAAGCATTATTGCAACCAGCCGTATAGCCGATTGCCTAGAAGTTACATCTCATGAGGTACAGCAGGGCTGGCCGGGCGGGAATGAATATGTGTTCGGTGATTATACGGAAGGACGGTTTGCCTGGAAGCTGGAAGAGGTGGTTCCGCTAGTTCATCCGATACCTGCCAAGGGACGTCTGGGCTTCTGGGAATACCCTGTACTTGAAGAGGACATGTGAGTTACCGGCAGCGGTTCATGTATTTTTTTGGCGGGATTAGCCGTTGGCGGGTATAATAAGGATATTCGGCGGTAAATCCTCTTATATATAGAGTAACAGATTCTGCGGCAGATGCCGCTGGAGCCTGAGGAGACGGCCGGGAAGGAGCGTATGCATCATAGATGGGTAGCCTTCTGATTGCATGGCTTTGTATGCTTTGTTTGTACCTTGTGTTCAAGGATCAGGTAAGCCGTAAAATTCTTTACCCGGTAGTTGCGGCAGTGATCTGCGGCACGCTGGGGTTTTGGAAAGTATTGATGTAGCTGTATGCCAAATGTTCTTGTGGTGAAGTCCTGCCTTGCGGCAGGCTTCTTTCTTTGGCCCAATTCTTGAAAAAGCTCACCCCAGCCCGTCCAGCCCCAGATATCTGCGCATGTGCAGGGTGGCTTGGGCGTTAATAACATCATCCAGCAGCAGCATCCGTTCGTGGTAGCCCCGGCAGATGTATTTGGCTTCGACGCCGGCCTCCAGCCGCTGCTGCTCGTAGACCTTCAGCCTGCGGGCCCGCATCCCGGCACGAACCTCCTGCAAGTCAGCCGCCGCCGCGTGAACAGCAGACTGGATGACCTCTAGATAAGGAGCGGGTGTGCGCAGCTCCAAGGACATGACGGAAGCATCGTGTTCGAAGGCGGATAGAATCAGCGGCAGCAAAATATAGGATTTGACCAGCATATTGTCCTGACTGTCTGCTCTATGCATCGGACTCAACCTCTCTATAAGAACATGTATTCCCATTCTAACGCAAAGTTCAAAAAATAATCAATGGGTTTTATCAAACAACCCTATCAATGTGACATAATTCACAAAATAAAATAAAGAATTGCTTTATATTAAATTTTAGATATTAAAGATTAAAAATAAAGCGTTCAAAGGAGAATGGAAATGAGTGTTGATGGAAGTCTCCGCCGTGGTCTGGTCTTCGGGTTCCTGCTCAGCATACCGCTCTGGATGTCCCTGCTTGGCTGGCTTCAACTGCTCTAGGACATATGGACCAAAATTTGATATTTAAAATTTACAATTTTATAGATGGCCTCTGCTCTCTTACGGCTGCATGCAGAAAAGAAAGACTGTGCCAAATCCTTGCGGGGCAAGGGGTTGTCCCGTGAAGTTTTCGAAAAAAACAGGTAAATATCTCCTTGGAATGGATTGACAAAAGGGCTGCAAACCAGCTAAACTTAATTTAGTTCAAAAGTAACAAATGTCATAGACTCGCTCAGCATGAATACATATGTAATGACAAATGCATATGCATATCCAATCATGTACAAACGCAAACCGTATCGAAAGAACGGGACGCAAAGCCTGGAATCTACAGCCGCGCAAGTTGTGGCTAAGGTCGTCCGGCCGCCGTGAAGCTAACCCTTCGTGGCGGTCTTTTTTTGTTATAGTTCTGCGAGAGATTCATAGATTAGTTAATAGGAGGTGCAGACTATTGAAAAAAAGTATACGCAAAACAGCCGCTGTCTTTCTGGCAGGCGTAATGGCCCTGTCCAGCGTTGTCATCTGGGGGACAAATATAAGAGCAACTTCCGGAGCGCCGTACACTCCCGCGGGTGTTTTGGGGGTTGCGGGGAATTTTAATGCTTTTATCTTCGGGGATTTCGCACAAGAGAATGACCAAATTGAGGGGCGTCTTGCGGCCGGGGGGAATATTACTCTAACAGGGGGATATGGAGTAGCAAGAGCTTACAGGGATGCTTCACCCACGGATGTGCTCGTTGCCGGCAAGAAGTTCACCCACTCGGGCAGCGGAGAAATTTACGGAAATGTCGTGTACGGGACCAGTATTTCCGTTAATGAACCTAGTGTGAACATCAAGGGGGCGAAGAAGCAGGGGAGCCCGATAGATTTTGCAGCTGAACAGCAGGCGCTAATCTCCCGCTCCGCAGAGTACGGGGCATTGTCCGACACGGTGGCGATTGACAACAATGGTTACGGGACGCTTAAGATCAAAGCGCCGGATGCCTTCAACGTCGTCCATGTGGATGCCGCTACAATGGCGAAAACCAACTATATTGAGTTCGACATCGCTCCGAGCGCCACGTTGATTATTAACATAAGCGGGTCTACAGTCAATGTGCCGAGCT
This region of Paenibacillus sp. FSL K6-1096 genomic DNA includes:
- a CDS encoding ASCH domain-containing protein, coding for MKCLTIRQPWATLIALGEKQFETRSWWTLYRGPLAIHAGMQVDRAICLTEPYRSVLARHGLTSDDLPTGSIIATSRIADCLEVTSHEVQQGWPGGNEYVFGDYTEGRFAWKLEEVVPLVHPIPAKGRLGFWEYPVLEEDM
- a CDS encoding MTH1187 family thiamine-binding protein; translation: MAIGEVTVIPIGTGSTSLSSYVADMQRVLQTMEGITYELTSMGTIIEGPVDRILAAVAALHESPFTAGAQRVSTSLKIDDRRDKLSTSRSKLESVERRLQ